In a genomic window of Deinococcus aquiradiocola:
- the hisH gene encoding imidazole glycerol phosphate synthase subunit HisH produces the protein MTPQDGPLPVALLDYGGGNVHSCHKALVRAGIDTRVVSSPHELGGTRGFVVPGQGHFRQVMEAFDASGFRAPILAAAASGEPVFGICVGMQMLLDGSEEAPGVQGLGLIPGQVLRFTPAPGAQKVPHMGWNSVDKVGDSALLRNLFCPAYAYFVHSYYVPITVDVEAGAITEYGVPFWSVISQGNVHATQFHPEKSGEVGMAVLRRFREQVLGAVQPA, from the coding sequence GTGACGCCGCAGGACGGTCCGCTGCCCGTCGCGCTCCTCGATTACGGCGGCGGCAACGTGCACAGCTGCCACAAGGCGCTCGTGCGGGCCGGCATCGACACGCGCGTCGTGTCCAGCCCGCACGAGCTGGGCGGCACGCGCGGCTTCGTCGTGCCGGGCCAGGGGCACTTCCGGCAGGTGATGGAGGCCTTCGACGCGAGCGGCTTCCGCGCCCCGATCCTCGCGGCAGCCGCGTCGGGCGAACCGGTCTTCGGGATCTGCGTCGGCATGCAGATGCTCCTCGACGGGTCCGAGGAAGCGCCCGGCGTGCAGGGCCTCGGCCTGATCCCCGGCCAGGTGCTGCGCTTCACGCCCGCGCCCGGCGCGCAGAAGGTCCCGCACATGGGCTGGAACAGCGTCGACAAGGTCGGGGACTCCGCGCTGCTCCGCAACCTGTTCTGCCCGGCGTACGCGTACTTCGTGCACAGCTACTACGTGCCGATCACGGTGGACGTCGAGGCGGGCGCCATCACCGAGTACGGCGTGCCGTTCTGGTCGGTGATCAGTCAGGGCAACGTCCACGCCACGCAGTTCCACCCGGAAAAGAGCGGCGAGGTGGGCATGGCCGTCCTGCGCCGCTTCCGCGAGCAGGTGCTCGGCGCGGTTCAGCCCGCCTGA
- the hisB gene encoding imidazoleglycerol-phosphate dehydratase HisB, with the protein MTSQQRRAEVHRHTHETDIRITLDLDAAVPGGISTGHGFLDHMLDQLARHGRLGLNVQATGDLHIEPHHLAEDVGITVGQALSRALGDRVGIERYGSQFVPMDETLAHVVVDLSGRAHLAFEPERLHVWGMAGSFSHYHLREFLRGLCNHAGVTLHVRLLAGREAHHVIEAIMKAFARALRDAVAVTGSGLPSTKGLL; encoded by the coding sequence ATGACCAGCCAGCAGCGCCGAGCCGAGGTTCACCGCCACACCCACGAGACCGACATCCGTATCACCCTGGACCTGGACGCCGCCGTGCCGGGCGGCATCTCGACCGGGCACGGCTTTCTCGACCACATGCTCGACCAGCTCGCGCGGCACGGTCGGCTGGGCCTGAACGTGCAGGCGACCGGCGACCTGCACATCGAACCGCACCACCTGGCCGAGGATGTCGGCATCACGGTCGGGCAGGCGCTCAGCCGCGCCCTGGGCGACCGGGTCGGCATCGAACGGTACGGGAGCCAGTTCGTGCCGATGGACGAGACGCTCGCGCACGTCGTGGTGGACCTGTCGGGCCGCGCCCACCTCGCCTTCGAACCGGAACGCCTGCACGTGTGGGGCATGGCCGGGTCGTTCAGCCACTACCACCTGCGGGAATTCCTGCGCGGCCTGTGCAACCACGCGGGCGTGACGCTGCACGTGCGGCTCCTGGCGGGCCGCGAGGCGCACCACGTCATCGAGGCGATCATGAAGGCCTTCGCTCGTGCCCTGCGCGACGCGGTCGCCGTGACCGGCTCGGGCCTGCCCAGCACCAAGGGACTGCTGTGA
- a CDS encoding BMP family lipoprotein, with amino-acid sequence MNSKTWLAPLVFLSLPLALAQSAPTLTVGLALDSGGKNDRSFNQSAWEGAQRAARDLGVKVKLFEPKADAKGVLSRGAEPLASAGAGLVIGVGFSNKDSVEAAAANHPGTKFAVIDDLPQGQNTVGLRFREQEGSFLVGYIAAVSSSTGVVGFVGGQDVPIIHKFQAGYTAGVKFYCPKCKVVVSYTGKTPAAWNDPAKASQLAAAMQAQGADVIFAAAGASNSGVVERVNSAQCLRASALPAGVTFHTDNFSAIPKSPAYQLACKGESRPTFFIGVDSNQNYLGDDDKTPSTLNHGLTSMVKRVDNAVYSIVRDVVKGKPWRPGDQSFGLQNNGVGFALDSYNRALITPALEANLKKVANLIVFNTVKVPSQ; translated from the coding sequence ATGAACTCCAAGACCTGGCTGGCCCCGCTCGTGTTCCTCTCGCTCCCGCTGGCCCTGGCGCAGTCCGCCCCGACCCTGACGGTCGGTCTGGCGCTCGACTCGGGCGGCAAGAACGACCGCAGCTTCAACCAGTCCGCCTGGGAGGGCGCGCAGCGGGCCGCGCGTGACCTGGGCGTGAAGGTCAAGCTGTTCGAGCCGAAAGCCGACGCGAAGGGCGTCCTGTCGCGCGGCGCGGAACCGCTCGCGAGCGCCGGGGCGGGCCTCGTGATCGGCGTGGGTTTCTCCAACAAGGACAGCGTCGAGGCGGCCGCCGCGAACCATCCGGGCACGAAGTTCGCGGTGATCGACGACCTGCCGCAGGGGCAGAACACGGTCGGTCTGCGCTTCCGTGAGCAGGAGGGCTCCTTCCTGGTGGGGTACATCGCGGCCGTGTCGAGCAGCACCGGTGTCGTGGGCTTCGTGGGCGGGCAGGACGTGCCGATCATCCACAAGTTCCAGGCGGGGTACACGGCGGGCGTGAAGTTCTACTGCCCGAAGTGCAAGGTCGTCGTCTCGTACACCGGCAAGACGCCCGCGGCGTGGAACGATCCGGCCAAGGCGTCTCAGCTCGCGGCGGCCATGCAGGCGCAAGGCGCCGACGTGATCTTCGCGGCGGCCGGAGCGAGCAACAGCGGCGTGGTGGAGCGCGTGAACAGCGCCCAGTGCCTGCGCGCCAGCGCCCTCCCGGCGGGCGTGACGTTCCACACCGACAACTTCTCGGCCATCCCCAAGAGCCCCGCGTACCAGCTGGCCTGCAAGGGCGAGAGCCGCCCGACCTTCTTCATCGGCGTGGACAGCAACCAGAACTACCTCGGTGACGACGACAAGACGCCCTCGACCCTCAACCACGGCCTCACCAGCATGGTCAAACGCGTCGACAACGCCGTGTACAGCATCGTGCGCGACGTCGTGAAGGGCAAACCCTGGCGTCCCGGCGACCAGAGCTTCGGCCTGCAGAACAACGGCGTCGGTTTCGCGCTCGACAGCTACAACCGCGCCCTGATCACCCCGGCCCTCGAAGCGAACCTCAAGAAGGTCGCCAACCTCATCGTCTTCAACACCGTCAAGGTCCCCTCCCAGTAA
- a CDS encoding FAD-dependent oxidoreductase, with protein sequence MRILVVGGVAAGMSAASRARRHDPHARITVLERSDWISYGACGLPYVLSRDTRGDPGDFGVLVARTPEQMQDQGIDVHLRHDVTGVDAAARTVRVHDRDTGRTRTEPYDQLLLATGVHAARPDWAARDVAGVHVLRDIPDGQAIEADLQRGARRAVIVGGGYIGLEVAESLTRRGLHVTLLEHAGQVAGRALDPAYRDLVGQTLRDAGVDLRTGTQVRGLHTRAGRVTGVETQDGPVSADLVIVAVGVRPSTDLARAAGVRLGRSGAVSVDARQRTNVDGIWAAGDVCEVTHRVTRRRVHLPLGLAANRMGRVAGVNMVGGDARFPGVVGTAIFRVFDRSVARTGLTQDEADAAGLDAVSVDLSSRDHAGYMRDAHDLHVRLTAERGSGRLLGAQFVGVGDAVKRVDVIAALLHSRGRVHDLAEMDLAYAPPFSSVWDVLLVAAGRLGKAVREGQTGRPPPHPGA encoded by the coding sequence ATGCGAATCCTCGTGGTGGGCGGCGTCGCCGCAGGCATGAGCGCGGCCAGCCGCGCCAGAAGACACGACCCGCACGCCCGGATCACCGTCCTCGAACGCAGCGACTGGATCAGCTACGGCGCCTGCGGCCTCCCCTACGTCCTCTCCCGCGACACGCGCGGCGACCCCGGAGACTTCGGCGTCCTCGTCGCCCGCACCCCCGAACAGATGCAGGACCAGGGCATCGACGTCCACCTGCGCCACGACGTGACCGGCGTGGACGCCGCCGCCCGCACCGTCCGCGTCCACGACCGCGACACCGGCCGTACCCGCACCGAACCGTACGACCAGCTGCTCCTCGCGACCGGCGTGCACGCCGCACGCCCCGACTGGGCCGCCAGGGACGTGGCGGGCGTGCACGTCCTGCGCGACATTCCCGACGGTCAGGCCATTGAGGCCGACCTGCAGCGCGGCGCGCGGCGCGCCGTCATCGTCGGCGGCGGCTACATCGGCCTGGAGGTCGCCGAGAGCCTCACGCGGCGCGGCCTGCACGTCACGCTCCTCGAACACGCCGGGCAGGTCGCAGGCCGCGCCCTCGACCCCGCGTACCGCGACCTCGTCGGCCAGACCCTCCGGGACGCGGGCGTCGACCTCCGCACCGGCACGCAGGTCCGGGGCCTCCACACGCGCGCCGGACGGGTGACGGGCGTCGAGACGCAGGACGGCCCGGTGAGCGCCGACCTCGTGATTGTGGCGGTCGGCGTGCGGCCCAGCACCGACCTCGCCCGCGCGGCCGGCGTGCGCCTGGGCCGCAGCGGCGCCGTGAGCGTGGACGCCCGCCAGCGCACGAACGTGGACGGCATCTGGGCAGCCGGGGACGTGTGCGAGGTCACTCACCGAGTCACGCGCCGCCGCGTACACCTCCCGCTCGGCCTCGCCGCGAACCGCATGGGCCGCGTCGCGGGCGTCAACATGGTCGGCGGGGACGCCCGCTTTCCCGGCGTGGTCGGCACGGCCATCTTCCGGGTGTTCGACCGCAGCGTGGCCCGCACCGGCCTCACGCAGGACGAGGCGGACGCCGCCGGGCTGGACGCGGTGAGCGTGGACCTCAGCAGCCGCGACCACGCCGGGTACATGCGGGACGCACACGACCTGCACGTGCGCCTCACCGCCGAGCGCGGGTCGGGCCGCCTGCTCGGCGCCCAGTTCGTGGGCGTCGGCGACGCCGTGAAACGCGTCGACGTCATCGCGGCCCTGCTGCACTCACGCGGCCGGGTGCACGACCTCGCCGAGATGGACCTCGCCTACGCCCCACCCTTCTCGAGCGTCTGGGACGTGCTGCTCGTCGCCGCCGGACGCCTCGGGAAGGCCGTGCGGGAAGGACAGACGGGCCGCCCCCCCCCACACCCCGGAGCGTGA